In the genome of Kitasatospora cathayae, one region contains:
- a CDS encoding sigma factor-like helix-turn-helix DNA-binding protein translates to MNTDPEQRSRIAGRLDALQLRVRTTAELVYQEGWSVAEVAALYGVTPDWIRQRLRQARQALGVSSAEEWRAAVEDLEAQTEGG, encoded by the coding sequence ATGAACACCGATCCCGAACAGCGCAGCCGTATTGCGGGTCGCCTGGACGCCCTGCAGCTCAGGGTCCGTACCACGGCGGAGCTCGTCTATCAGGAGGGGTGGTCGGTGGCCGAGGTCGCTGCGCTGTACGGCGTCACGCCGGACTGGATCAGGCAGCGGCTGCGGCAGGCTCGTCAGGCGCTAGGAGTCTCCAGTGCGGAGGAGTGGCGGGCGGCGGTGGAGGACCTCGAAGCTCAGACTGAGGGCGGCTGA
- a CDS encoding helix-turn-helix domain-containing protein, with translation MTDALEAVERIPDLEERVRTKSQIMADQVKRNRAWAQERKELIERLHGEGHSYRAIADRLGIKLSTVQDVFRGYTGSGTTRPKKPAVEPPSA, from the coding sequence GTGACCGACGCCCTCGAAGCGGTCGAGAGAATCCCCGATCTGGAAGAACGGGTCCGGACCAAGAGTCAGATCATGGCCGACCAGGTGAAGCGCAACAGGGCATGGGCTCAGGAACGCAAGGAGCTGATCGAGCGCCTGCACGGCGAGGGCCACTCCTACCGGGCTATCGCTGACCGTCTGGGCATCAAGCTGAGCACCGTTCAGGACGTGTTCCGCGGCTACACCGGATCGGGCACCACCAGGCCGAAGAAGCCGGCCGTCGAACCGCCGTCAGCCTGA
- a CDS encoding HNH endonuclease signature motif containing protein: MAGEFTSLAGPRARSVVDRILTLVVEDDNGCWQFTGRRSLGYPQISDELGRTVRAHRAMYERRVGPIPDGYEVDHLCFNRSCVNPAHLEAVTPEENKRRAVDHYRGPQRTTCVNGHDLTPENCYVPPSHPTGKVCRLCELERNRRRRAAARARRSPSS; the protein is encoded by the coding sequence TTGGCAGGTGAATTCACCTCGCTTGCCGGGCCCCGCGCCCGGTCGGTGGTCGACCGCATCCTCACTCTCGTCGTAGAGGACGACAACGGTTGCTGGCAGTTCACAGGGCGCCGAAGTCTCGGGTACCCGCAGATATCCGACGAACTTGGCCGCACCGTTCGCGCCCACCGGGCCATGTACGAACGGCGTGTCGGCCCGATTCCTGACGGCTACGAAGTCGACCATCTCTGCTTCAACCGCAGCTGCGTCAACCCCGCCCACCTTGAGGCAGTCACGCCTGAGGAGAACAAGCGCCGCGCGGTCGATCACTACCGAGGCCCGCAGAGAACCACGTGCGTGAACGGGCATGACCTGACGCCGGAGAACTGCTACGTGCCGCCCAGCCATCCCACCGGCAAGGTCTGTCGACTCTGCGAACTGGAGCGAAACCGCCGCCGTCGAGCCGCAGCCAGAGCGCGGCGATCCCCGTCCAGCTGA
- a CDS encoding DNA cytosine methyltransferase, which yields MLTVTDFFCGAGGSSQGMHNIPGLQVATAANHWDLAVRTHQENFPEVRHDCADISQIDFRRYPRTDLLWASPECTNHSVAKGVKRGADRQPDLFGEVLPEEAAVRSRATMWDVPRYLEAMSLRGRPVLGGAVENVVDARNWALFDAWCMAIRALGYDMRIVYLNSMHARPRFGTPLAPQSRDRMYVLYWLKGNRAPQIEKWTRPDAHCPNHGRVQAVQSWKNPDREWGRYRAQYVYRCPIPGCWTVVEPWALPAAAAIDWTQPGQRIGDRTKPLAAKTLARIRAGLAKYARPLAVPVEGREGKSAAPVDDPLRTMTTRNETSLAWFEPFLAELRGGGSDHRPASDPLATVCASGNHHGLVHPEAMVVPAGGTWNDEARPVREPFRARTTRETEGLLVPYYGNGTARSTGQPAPTVTTVDRHALVSPELDVEECLFRMLTPSEIGAAMAFGTDYTVLGNKREQVRQYGNAVTPPAAEVLMSALVESITGEDLQAAA from the coding sequence ATGCTCACCGTCACGGACTTCTTTTGCGGGGCCGGTGGCTCCAGTCAGGGCATGCACAACATCCCCGGCCTCCAGGTCGCCACCGCCGCCAACCACTGGGATCTCGCGGTTCGCACCCACCAGGAGAACTTCCCCGAGGTCCGCCACGACTGCGCCGACATCTCCCAGATCGACTTCCGCCGCTACCCCCGCACCGACCTCCTCTGGGCGTCGCCGGAGTGCACCAACCACTCCGTCGCCAAGGGCGTCAAGCGCGGCGCCGACCGGCAGCCCGACCTGTTCGGCGAAGTCCTCCCCGAGGAAGCCGCCGTCCGCTCCCGCGCCACCATGTGGGACGTCCCGCGCTACCTCGAAGCGATGTCGCTGCGCGGCCGGCCCGTCCTCGGTGGCGCCGTCGAGAACGTCGTCGATGCCCGCAACTGGGCCCTCTTCGACGCCTGGTGCATGGCCATCCGCGCCCTCGGCTACGACATGCGGATCGTCTACCTCAACTCCATGCACGCCCGGCCCCGCTTCGGTACCCCGCTCGCACCCCAGTCCCGCGACCGCATGTACGTCCTGTACTGGCTCAAGGGCAACCGGGCCCCGCAGATCGAGAAGTGGACCCGGCCCGACGCGCACTGCCCCAACCACGGCCGCGTGCAGGCCGTGCAGTCCTGGAAGAACCCCGACCGTGAATGGGGCCGCTACCGCGCCCAGTACGTCTACCGCTGCCCCATCCCCGGCTGCTGGACCGTCGTCGAGCCGTGGGCCCTCCCGGCCGCCGCCGCCATCGACTGGACCCAGCCCGGCCAGCGCATCGGCGACCGCACCAAGCCCCTCGCTGCGAAGACCCTCGCCCGCATCCGCGCTGGCCTCGCCAAGTACGCCCGCCCGCTCGCCGTCCCGGTCGAGGGCCGTGAGGGCAAGTCCGCGGCGCCGGTCGACGACCCGCTGCGGACCATGACCACCCGCAACGAGACCAGCCTGGCGTGGTTCGAGCCGTTCCTCGCCGAACTGCGCGGCGGCGGCTCCGACCACCGGCCCGCCTCCGACCCGCTCGCCACGGTCTGCGCGTCCGGCAACCACCACGGCCTCGTGCACCCCGAGGCCATGGTTGTCCCGGCCGGCGGCACCTGGAACGACGAAGCCCGCCCCGTCCGTGAGCCGTTCCGGGCGCGGACTACCCGAGAGACCGAGGGCCTGCTCGTCCCGTACTACGGCAACGGCACCGCCCGCTCCACCGGCCAGCCCGCGCCAACCGTCACCACGGTCGACCGCCACGCCCTCGTCTCCCCCGAACTCGACGTCGAGGAGTGCCTGTTCCGGATGCTCACGCCCTCCGAGATCGGCGCCGCCATGGCCTTCGGCACCGACTACACCGTGCTCGGCAACAAGCGCGAGCAAGTTCGCCAGTACGGCAACGCCGTCACCCCGCCCGCCGCCGAGGTGCTGATGTCCGCTCTGGTCGAGTCCATCACGGGCGAAGACCTCCAGGCCGCCGCGTGA
- a CDS encoding SU10 major capsid protein codes for MSAELREALTAAGASALVQKVIDPQLFERIRRYSPLIEALPSQKINTTTYYFNTRNGLASGGAVTDGGARQVSTGTYFQNSFTVKNLQVVGSVTGYAEEVANAIGDLRAREIMGGIKGLRWDTEQMLVAGNAGATQYGPYPQFDGLASLINQYTATGTAGQNSIDAAGGNISLSLLNQLIDLVESYTAAQVTTGGADWMLVMSSTAEGALASLFTNQQRFMDVEVAPGLVVPSYRNIPIVRSSYLGTKGTSMGTVTGTPATTGGTLAAGTYYYKVAPVMSRQGEAAASAEVTVTTTGSTSTATLAFTPPTGFQSSTPQHYMVYRATATGQETLLGAVDATVGLAADGVTPILTTSIVDTGTNLVPQNGATVPAQTPATYIGTNTGVKPRSVGQEDIYLISRDRDNVLRPYVRDLQPKDVYPTTSSPDSMPFAIVSDTCLAVRGAEWIGRLSRVAPAL; via the coding sequence ATGTCTGCCGAGCTCCGCGAGGCACTGACCGCGGCTGGCGCGTCCGCGCTTGTCCAGAAGGTCATCGACCCGCAGCTGTTCGAGCGCATCAGGCGCTACTCGCCGCTGATCGAGGCCCTGCCCAGCCAGAAGATCAACACCACCACGTACTACTTCAACACCCGCAACGGCCTCGCGTCCGGCGGCGCCGTCACCGACGGCGGCGCCCGCCAGGTCTCCACCGGCACGTACTTCCAGAACTCGTTCACCGTCAAGAACCTCCAGGTCGTCGGCTCGGTCACCGGCTACGCCGAGGAAGTCGCCAACGCCATCGGTGACCTGCGAGCCCGAGAGATCATGGGCGGCATCAAGGGCCTGCGCTGGGACACCGAGCAGATGCTCGTCGCCGGTAACGCGGGCGCCACCCAGTACGGCCCGTACCCGCAGTTCGACGGCCTCGCGTCGCTGATCAACCAGTACACGGCGACCGGCACGGCCGGGCAGAACAGCATCGACGCCGCCGGCGGCAACATCTCCCTGTCGCTGCTGAACCAGCTGATCGACCTGGTCGAGTCGTACACCGCCGCGCAGGTCACCACCGGCGGCGCGGACTGGATGCTCGTGATGTCGTCCACCGCCGAGGGCGCTCTCGCGAGCCTGTTCACCAACCAGCAGCGGTTCATGGACGTCGAGGTCGCGCCCGGCCTCGTCGTTCCCAGCTACCGCAACATCCCCATCGTCCGGTCCTCCTACCTCGGGACCAAGGGCACCAGCATGGGCACCGTCACCGGAACCCCGGCGACCACCGGCGGCACCCTGGCGGCGGGCACCTACTACTACAAGGTCGCTCCGGTCATGTCCCGCCAGGGCGAGGCCGCCGCGTCGGCCGAGGTCACCGTCACCACCACCGGCTCCACCTCGACGGCGACGCTCGCGTTCACCCCGCCGACCGGCTTCCAGTCGTCCACCCCGCAGCACTACATGGTGTACCGGGCGACCGCGACCGGCCAGGAGACCCTCCTCGGCGCGGTGGACGCCACTGTGGGCCTGGCCGCCGACGGCGTCACCCCGATCCTGACCACCAGCATCGTGGACACCGGCACCAACCTCGTGCCGCAGAATGGCGCGACTGTCCCGGCGCAGACCCCGGCCACGTACATCGGCACGAACACCGGTGTGAAGCCCCGCTCCGTCGGCCAGGAGGACATCTACCTGATCAGCCGCGATCGGGACAACGTGCTGCGGCCGTACGTCCGTGATCTGCAGCCCAAGGACGTCTACCCGACCACCAGCAGCCCCGACTCGATGCCGTTCGCGATCGTCAGCGATACCTGTCTGGCTGTGAGGGGCGCCGAGTGGATCGGCCGCCTCTCGCGAGTCGCCCCGGCCCTGTAA
- a CDS encoding phage portal protein, whose translation MGFWSRLTGRTEPIGEATAPATALSGPTPQQVARRGYEYGIPRGGTTENNQGGGDLGGDRRELLQQLYQVYNTCTWASACVDAIARTVTAGGLYIDWASDDQEGDKKAPTRPPNVQRLQQLIDYCNPYEDMQQLLRGAVTDLEVAADAYIEMVWFLGEPIALYSLDAASMRIISDPHGQVTQYVQITDDGQKAYFEPHEIIHITMDTPRSGLHGTSPTEKALLPITTWLYASGLLKETMRKGDPPTLHVDFPESMSENAIKRWLSQFRVRNLGPKNKGEPVTTIGGGKVTELQPSRVPDLHATKNQARDEILSEYGVPPAQVGVIESGNLGGGTGESQRQTFKTNTCGPVAALILEKLNFHLTKQGFGIDGWTLKFRDVDMRDSLTIEQIRDLRIRNGLWTLDRARAEIGEPPVEGGSDPVLIDRQNLVLWSDIAIMSKAIVAKAAAPGLQAGALIDGIDMKPEPEPQPVPPELAAHATAMAGGQPPAPGQPPAPPGSPNEALYDWRHYEDTTDEEEPDDFASRLRRALAAA comes from the coding sequence GTGGGCTTCTGGTCCCGACTGACCGGCCGCACCGAGCCAATTGGGGAGGCCACCGCCCCCGCGACGGCGCTCAGCGGGCCCACGCCACAGCAGGTCGCCCGCCGCGGCTACGAGTACGGCATCCCCCGCGGCGGCACCACCGAGAACAACCAGGGCGGCGGCGACCTCGGCGGCGACCGCCGTGAACTCCTCCAGCAGCTCTACCAGGTGTACAACACCTGCACCTGGGCCTCGGCTTGCGTGGACGCCATCGCCCGCACCGTCACCGCCGGCGGCCTCTACATCGACTGGGCCAGCGACGACCAAGAGGGCGACAAGAAGGCGCCGACCAGGCCGCCGAACGTCCAGCGGCTGCAGCAGCTCATCGACTACTGCAACCCCTACGAGGACATGCAGCAACTGCTGCGCGGCGCCGTCACGGACCTCGAGGTCGCCGCCGACGCCTACATCGAGATGGTGTGGTTCCTCGGCGAGCCGATCGCCCTGTACTCCCTCGACGCCGCGTCCATGCGGATCATCTCCGACCCGCACGGCCAGGTCACCCAGTACGTTCAGATCACCGACGATGGCCAGAAGGCGTATTTCGAGCCGCACGAGATCATCCACATCACCATGGACACCCCCCGGTCCGGGCTCCACGGCACCTCGCCGACCGAGAAGGCGTTGCTTCCGATCACGACGTGGCTGTACGCGTCCGGGCTGCTCAAGGAGACGATGCGCAAGGGCGACCCGCCCACGCTGCACGTCGACTTCCCCGAGTCGATGTCCGAGAACGCGATCAAGCGGTGGCTGAGCCAGTTCCGGGTCCGGAACCTCGGGCCCAAGAACAAGGGCGAGCCGGTCACCACGATCGGCGGCGGCAAGGTCACCGAACTGCAGCCCTCCCGCGTCCCCGACCTGCACGCCACCAAGAACCAAGCGAGGGACGAGATCCTCTCCGAGTACGGCGTCCCCCCGGCGCAGGTCGGAGTGATCGAGTCCGGCAACCTCGGCGGCGGCACGGGCGAGTCTCAGCGGCAGACGTTCAAGACCAACACGTGCGGCCCGGTCGCGGCGCTGATCCTGGAGAAGCTGAACTTCCACCTGACCAAGCAGGGCTTCGGCATCGACGGGTGGACGCTCAAGTTCCGCGACGTCGACATGCGCGACAGCCTCACCATCGAGCAGATCCGCGACCTGCGGATCCGCAACGGCCTGTGGACCCTCGACCGGGCCCGCGCCGAAATCGGCGAGCCGCCCGTCGAAGGCGGATCCGACCCGGTCCTGATCGACCGCCAGAACCTGGTGCTCTGGTCGGACATCGCGATCATGTCGAAGGCCATCGTGGCCAAGGCCGCAGCCCCCGGGCTGCAGGCCGGCGCGCTGATCGACGGCATCGACATGAAACCCGAACCCGAGCCGCAGCCGGTGCCGCCGGAACTCGCCGCGCACGCCACGGCGATGGCCGGCGGCCAGCCCCCGGCACCCGGGCAGCCGCCCGCACCGCCCGGCAGCCCGAACGAGGCCCTGTACGACTGGCGGCACTACGAGGACACGACCGACGAGGAGGAGCCCGATGACTTCGCCTCCCGACTCCGCCGAGCCCTCGCAGCCGCCTGA
- a CDS encoding DUF6582 domain-containing protein, translating into MAAIATIRGTAIAPGVSRNGRLYTAEMLARSAERAQAAIDRGEPHTMLTHHGAEDDSTRIVGRVTKLERQDDGRVTFEAEIADTAHGRDIAALVTGDQPFLDGVSIRGAWRGRVRRIQHEGQTVETADDLDLFGLDFTKTPGVALARIERSTAPTESAEPSRLVYESVSEATAAKVKAPYGAVKYADPGYRASVKRYPIDTVKHARAAWSYINKPSNADDYTPQQLKRIRSRIKAALKKFGVTVSETTSFGDVTEFYGDEPTGMGGGFCIDAQNGPISVTIRCCGIDPAELRVIAAAAMDAAVDALQCLDPDMDADIDVPGAPHADSDGDMESRPGDDQMETVVHALTAKEAAAVQAAGFPSGTFITRARVAEALALAETAPAIPAGVPIPTQEVPAVSEPTPAVETASTPPTITLTAEQFQQLLDRTAPTPATETAPPAPAVEPVEETDEQRIARIVAERLAAEREQLVESLRAEVRQNGPARKGMRTETPGGAAVGEPSPDEIRRNTNEALLSWVSNGRYTLND; encoded by the coding sequence GTGGCAGCCATCGCCACGATCCGGGGCACGGCGATCGCACCCGGGGTCTCCCGCAACGGCCGCCTGTACACGGCGGAGATGCTCGCCCGGTCGGCCGAGCGCGCCCAGGCCGCCATCGACCGCGGCGAGCCGCACACCATGCTCACCCACCACGGCGCCGAAGACGACTCCACACGCATCGTCGGCCGGGTCACCAAGCTGGAGCGCCAGGACGACGGCCGGGTCACCTTCGAGGCAGAGATCGCCGACACCGCGCACGGTCGTGACATCGCCGCCTTGGTGACCGGTGATCAGCCATTTCTGGACGGCGTCAGCATCCGCGGCGCCTGGCGCGGCCGAGTCCGCCGAATCCAGCACGAGGGACAGACCGTCGAAACCGCTGACGACCTTGACCTGTTCGGCTTGGACTTCACGAAGACCCCTGGCGTGGCGCTGGCCCGGATCGAGCGCAGTACGGCCCCCACGGAGTCCGCCGAGCCGAGCCGGCTGGTGTACGAGTCGGTGTCCGAGGCCACCGCCGCGAAGGTGAAGGCCCCGTACGGGGCGGTGAAGTACGCCGACCCCGGCTACCGGGCCAGCGTGAAGCGGTACCCGATCGACACCGTCAAGCACGCCCGCGCCGCCTGGTCCTACATCAACAAGCCGTCCAACGCTGACGACTACACGCCCCAGCAGCTCAAGCGGATCCGCTCGCGCATCAAGGCGGCCCTGAAGAAGTTCGGAGTGACCGTGTCCGAGACGACCAGCTTCGGTGACGTCACCGAGTTCTACGGGGACGAGCCAACCGGGATGGGTGGCGGGTTCTGCATCGACGCCCAGAACGGCCCGATCAGCGTGACCATCCGCTGCTGCGGCATCGACCCGGCTGAGCTGCGGGTCATCGCCGCGGCCGCCATGGACGCCGCCGTGGACGCCCTGCAGTGCCTGGACCCGGACATGGACGCGGACATCGACGTGCCCGGCGCCCCGCACGCCGACAGCGACGGCGACATGGAGAGCCGCCCGGGCGACGACCAGATGGAGACCGTGGTACACGCGCTGACTGCCAAGGAGGCCGCAGCCGTGCAGGCAGCCGGCTTCCCGAGCGGCACGTTCATCACCCGGGCGCGTGTCGCCGAAGCCCTCGCCCTCGCCGAGACCGCCCCGGCCATCCCGGCCGGGGTACCCATCCCCACTCAGGAGGTGCCCGCCGTGAGCGAGCCCACCCCGGCCGTCGAGACGGCCAGCACCCCGCCGACCATCACCCTGACCGCCGAGCAGTTCCAGCAGCTCCTCGACCGCACGGCGCCAACCCCCGCCACCGAGACGGCGCCGCCGGCCCCGGCCGTCGAACCGGTCGAGGAGACCGACGAGCAGCGCATCGCCCGCATCGTTGCCGAGCGCCTCGCCGCCGAGCGCGAGCAGCTCGTCGAGTCCCTGCGTGCCGAGGTCCGCCAGAACGGCCCCGCCCGCAAGGGCATGCGCACCGAGACGCCCGGCGGTGCGGCCGTCGGCGAGCCGAGCCCGGACGAGATCCGCCGCAACACCAACGAGGCGCTCCTCAGCTGGGTCTCCAACGGCCGCTACACGCTGAACGACTGA
- a CDS encoding phage tail tape measure protein, with protein MATEVADLYSILRVETAPFSAGLRTASEEGESFTAKMGGLGGMMSKLGAATTMAGVAVAGVSIKMAGDFQASMLKLTTTAGESEKNLGMVSEGVKKLAVDTGTSTKQLADGMYLVESAGFHGADGLTVLKAAAEGARAEQAPLAEVSNAVTSALKSYHLPAEQATTITNQMVAAVGAGKMTFSEFSSSLATVLPIASAAHLGFDQIGGAIATLTNHGTSAREATQELAFSIRSLQAPNNVAVQEMQRLGLSSVDISTKLGERGLTGTIGLLQQAILQHMGPAGTVLLSTFNSSKQAAADANAMLASMPKSLQDVAKEFQAGKISMGDWRSTLKGLPVDQANLASQFATLINKSQGFNQQLKAGGPAEETFNASMKKMMGGATGLNTALMLGGESMADFEKNVATVGEAGKNAGKDIHGWAEIQQTFNFQMSQLKERLEVAAITIGTKLIPVVLAVTNYFMQHKVVAEALAAIIGGVLTAAVIRFAAGAVVGAVKGIRDIGAGLKAATIAVRDFELGTKLAAAASKVMAVAQAALNAVMDANPIMLIVIGLAALVAGLVYAYNHSEAFRRIVQAAFRGVEQAALSVWHTLQSVWSGLVGAAASLWHGIESSWRAVAAVTTAIFGGIHDFFAKWWPLLLVIFLPVVAIFVAIWNHFHEQIISAATSAWSFVRDICVGAWDFLLASARFIWRIIQEAVVQPILSAVRILQDAWSEASSWLSQKWRSISEFSERIWSEIKRSIVEPIASAASSCANFIGNIASSIWNGLVNAWNSAKQIAGSFAGIGMEIINGIIRGISNGWSWLKDKIKNLASDALSAAKSFLGISSPSKVFAAEVGQWIPHGIAKGIDDHGQVAVDSMTGLAGNLTGKFGSGGAPGLTMAGGLSAAASSGPVVVLNVTVQGSVLSENDLRDVLEQQMYRLGMRNSTTWQNYARR; from the coding sequence GTGGCTACCGAGGTCGCGGACCTGTACTCGATCCTGCGGGTCGAGACTGCCCCGTTCAGCGCCGGCCTGCGGACGGCGTCGGAGGAGGGCGAGTCGTTCACCGCCAAGATGGGCGGTCTGGGCGGCATGATGAGCAAGCTCGGCGCGGCCACCACGATGGCCGGTGTCGCCGTTGCCGGGGTTTCGATCAAGATGGCCGGTGACTTCCAGGCGTCGATGCTCAAGCTCACCACGACCGCCGGTGAGAGTGAGAAGAACCTCGGCATGGTCTCCGAGGGCGTCAAGAAGCTCGCCGTCGACACGGGGACCTCGACCAAGCAGCTCGCCGACGGCATGTACCTCGTGGAGTCGGCCGGCTTCCACGGGGCAGACGGATTGACCGTTTTGAAGGCGGCGGCGGAGGGCGCCCGCGCGGAGCAGGCGCCGCTCGCCGAGGTCAGCAACGCGGTCACCAGCGCCCTCAAGAGCTACCACCTGCCGGCCGAACAGGCGACGACCATCACCAACCAGATGGTGGCGGCCGTCGGCGCGGGCAAGATGACGTTCTCGGAGTTCAGCAGCAGCCTCGCCACGGTCCTGCCGATCGCATCCGCCGCACACCTCGGATTTGATCAGATCGGCGGCGCTATAGCGACGCTCACCAACCACGGCACCAGCGCCCGGGAAGCCACCCAGGAGCTGGCGTTCTCGATCCGGTCACTTCAGGCGCCGAACAACGTGGCGGTGCAGGAGATGCAGAGGTTGGGCCTCTCCTCCGTCGACATCTCCACCAAGCTCGGCGAGCGGGGCCTGACCGGCACGATCGGCCTCCTGCAGCAGGCAATCCTGCAGCACATGGGCCCGGCCGGCACCGTTCTGCTGTCGACCTTCAACAGCAGCAAGCAGGCTGCCGCCGATGCGAACGCGATGCTCGCGTCGATGCCGAAGTCGCTGCAGGACGTGGCCAAGGAGTTCCAGGCCGGGAAGATCTCCATGGGCGACTGGAGGTCGACTCTCAAGGGCCTGCCGGTCGATCAGGCCAACTTGGCATCGCAGTTCGCGACGTTGATCAACAAGTCGCAGGGGTTCAACCAGCAGTTGAAGGCTGGCGGTCCCGCCGAGGAGACCTTCAACGCGAGCATGAAGAAAATGATGGGCGGGGCCACCGGTCTCAACACCGCCCTCATGCTCGGCGGCGAGTCGATGGCCGACTTCGAGAAGAACGTCGCGACCGTCGGCGAGGCTGGCAAGAACGCTGGCAAGGACATTCACGGCTGGGCGGAGATCCAGCAGACCTTCAATTTCCAGATGTCGCAGTTGAAGGAGCGCCTCGAGGTCGCGGCGATCACGATCGGCACCAAGCTGATCCCGGTCGTCCTGGCGGTCACCAACTACTTCATGCAGCACAAGGTGGTGGCCGAGGCCCTGGCGGCGATCATCGGCGGCGTCCTGACCGCAGCCGTCATCAGGTTCGCGGCCGGCGCGGTGGTCGGCGCGGTCAAGGGGATCCGGGACATCGGCGCCGGCCTCAAGGCCGCAACCATCGCGGTCCGGGACTTCGAGCTTGGCACCAAGCTGGCCGCGGCAGCCTCCAAGGTCATGGCCGTGGCTCAGGCCGCGCTCAACGCCGTGATGGACGCCAACCCGATCATGCTGATCGTCATCGGACTGGCGGCTCTCGTGGCCGGGCTCGTCTACGCGTACAACCACAGCGAAGCCTTCCGGCGCATCGTGCAGGCGGCGTTCCGGGGCGTCGAGCAGGCCGCCCTGTCCGTGTGGCACACGCTGCAGTCAGTCTGGTCTGGGCTGGTCGGTGCGGCCGCGTCACTATGGCATGGAATCGAGTCATCTTGGCGCGCGGTGGCGGCTGTAACGACCGCCATTTTTGGCGGAATTCACGATTTCTTCGCGAAATGGTGGCCGCTACTTCTCGTCATTTTCCTTCCAGTCGTCGCGATTTTTGTGGCGATATGGAATCACTTCCACGAGCAGATCATTTCAGCGGCGACTTCCGCTTGGTCGTTTGTGCGCGACATATGCGTTGGCGCCTGGGATTTTCTGCTGGCGTCAGCGCGGTTTATCTGGCGAATTATCCAGGAAGCCGTGGTTCAGCCGATCCTTTCGGCCGTGCGAATTCTGCAAGATGCCTGGTCGGAGGCCTCTTCGTGGCTTTCTCAGAAGTGGCGATCAATTTCCGAATTCTCCGAGCGAATCTGGTCCGAGATAAAGCGGTCTATTGTTGAACCGATCGCGAGCGCGGCAAGTTCCTGTGCGAATTTTATCGGAAACATAGCATCGTCAATATGGAATGGACTTGTCAATGCCTGGAATTCAGCAAAGCAGATAGCCGGGAGCTTCGCCGGCATCGGCATGGAGATCATCAACGGCATCATCCGAGGCATCTCGAACGGCTGGAGCTGGCTCAAGGACAAGATCAAGAATCTGGCCAGCGACGCCCTCAGCGCCGCGAAAAGCTTTCTCGGCATCAGCAGCCCGTCAAAGGTGTTCGCCGCCGAGGTCGGTCAGTGGATCCCCCATGGCATCGCGAAGGGGATCGACGACCACGGGCAGGTGGCGGTCGACTCCATGACGGGTCTCGCCGGGAACCTGACCGGAAAGTTCGGCTCGGGCGGTGCCCCAGGACTCACCATGGCCGGCGGTCTATCAGCGGCGGCCAGCAGTGGTCCAGTTGTCGTCCTCAACGTCACCGTCCAGGGCTCCGTCCTGTCGGAGAACGACCTGCGCGACGTGCTGGAACAGCAGATGTACAGGCTCGGCATGCGTAACTCCACGACCTGGCAAAACTACGCACGCCGATAG
- a CDS encoding NUMOD3 domain-containing DNA-binding protein translates to MKGKKRPHRGHALSSSARAKISAKLKGRHHAGHRMSASARAKISAKLKGKRHPGHKLSAAAKAKLSAKLKGKHHSVSAAARAKLKGRKRKPMSAAAKAKLSARMKGHKHKGPHRKMSPAARAKLSARMRGRHHKPGHRKPMSAAARAKLSARMRGKHHRGHPMSAAARAKAAATRRSRPRKQTRRRRR, encoded by the coding sequence ATGAAGGGGAAGAAGCGGCCGCACCGCGGGCACGCGCTCTCTTCGTCCGCCCGCGCGAAGATCTCGGCGAAGCTCAAGGGTCGGCATCACGCGGGCCACCGTATGTCGGCGTCTGCCCGGGCGAAGATCAGCGCCAAGCTGAAGGGTAAGCGCCACCCCGGCCACAAGCTGTCGGCGGCGGCAAAGGCCAAGCTGAGCGCCAAGCTCAAGGGCAAGCACCACTCCGTGTCGGCGGCGGCCCGAGCGAAGCTGAAGGGCCGCAAGCGTAAGCCCATGTCGGCTGCGGCGAAGGCGAAGCTGTCCGCACGCATGAAGGGCCATAAGCACAAGGGCCCGCACCGCAAGATGAGCCCGGCCGCGCGGGCGAAACTGTCCGCCCGGATGCGCGGGCGCCATCACAAGCCGGGCCACCGCAAGCCCATGTCGGCCGCCGCCAGGGCCAAGCTCAGCGCGCGCATGCGCGGCAAGCACCACCGCGGGCACCCGATGTCCGCTGCCGCCCGAGCGAAGGCCGCCGCGACCAGGCGTTCCCGCCCTCGTAAGCAGACCCGTAGGAGGCGTCGGTGA